Below is a window of Streptomyces sp. NBC_00223 DNA.
GTGGATGCTCACCGCTTCCTGGTAGTCAGGGGCGATCGGGGAGCAGAACTTGCCGTCGACCTGGCTGGGGAAGGGCATGTAGCCGATCTCGGACGGGTCCTGGCCGGCCTTCTTCGCGGCGTCCTGCATCTGGACGATCGCCCAGGAGCCGAGCCACATCGAGCTGATCTTGCCGGTGGCGAGCAGGCCCTTGGAGTTCTCCCAGTTCGTGGTGGTCGGGTCCTCCTCGGAGAGCTTGTCGTGCACGATGTTGTAGAGCAGCGTGTCGCCGACGTTGAGGTCGCTTCCGGCCTTCCACGGGTCGGGCTCGGTGGCCAGCTCGTCATTGGCCTTCGGGTCGCAGGAGACCGCGCCGACCACGCTGGACCAGGCGGTGAGCGGCCAGCCGTCCTTGTAGTTGGTGTAGTACGGCGTGGCGGACGTCTTGGCCTTGATCGCCTTGAGGTCGCTGATGAACTCGTCCGGCGTGGTCGGCCAGGTGGTGATGCCGGCCTGCTCCCAGACCTTCTTGTTGTAGACGAAGCCGTTGGCGTTGGTGAAGTTGGCGATGCCGTAGACCTTGCCGTCCACCGTCGCCTTGTCGGTGAAGGTGTACTGCTTGCTGAGGTCCGCGGCGCTGCCCAGCGACGCGAAGAACTTCGGGTAGTCGTCCTGCTTGATGACCGCGGGGATCATGAGCACGTCGCCGTAGTTCGACGTGTTCATGCGGATCTTGACTTCGCCCTCGTAGTCGGTGATGCCCTCGAAGGTCACGTGCACCTTCGGGTAGATCTTGTTGAACTCGGCGGCGTACTTCTTCATCGTGCCGTCCTGCACCAGGTCCGTGCGCTGGGTGAGGACCTTGACGTCACCGGTCACCTTGGCGGGATCGGTGGGTGAGGAGGCCGACTCACCGCTCGACGACGAGCCTCCGCCACCGCCGCAGGCCGTCGCCAGCAGCGCCATGGTGGCGAGCAGCGAACCGGCCAGTACCTTGCGCTTCATGTGCACCATCTCCGTTTCACGACATCCGTCCGAGCGAGTCCAGGAGGGGACGAGTCGCGCAGCGCGGTTACTTAAGCGATTCAGTAGCGGAACGACCGCACTATTGCATTGGGTTGTTGGTCGGTAAAGGGACTGATTCAGCGCTGATGCTTAACCGTTACATTGCGGTTCAGTGCGGGGCACGCGGAGAAGGCGCGGCGAGGCCCCGGCGGACGGGCGGGACAGGCCCGGCGGCCCCGCCGGTGGGGTAGGTTGAAGCCCATCGGCACCGCGCGTGCGCCGGGTACGGCAGCGCGGACGAACCGGAGGAGGTGGGACCGATTACCCCCAGCACACGACGGGCGCTCCCGCCCCACGGCCGCGCGGACTGACGGCGCGGCCGCCGATCGACGCCGGGGAGCTCCCGCAGGCTTCCCGAAAGGCTCTCATGTCGGAAATCGCATCACAACCGTCCGAACCGGTTCTCGTCGCCACCCTGCGCGCGGCCGGCTGCGTCTTCGCCGAGGACGAGGCGCGGCTGCTCACCGCCGCCGCCCGCACCCCGGGCGAACTCGCCGCCATGGTCGAGCGGCGCGCCGCCGGTCTGCCGCTGGAACACGTCATCGGCTGGGCCGAGTTCGGCGGACTGCGGATCGCCGTGGACCCCGGGGTCTTCGTACCCCGCCGCCGTACCGAACTCCTGGTCCGGGAGGCGGCCCGGCTCGGCCGCCCCGGAGCCGTCGTCCTGGACCTGTGCTGCGGCTCGGGCGCGGTCGGCGTGGCGCTCGCCGCGGCCCTGGGCCGGGTCGAACTGCACGCCGCCGACCTCGACCCGGCCGCGGTGCGCTGCGCCCGCCGCAACGTCGGCGCCGCGGGCGGGCGGGTCCACGAGGGCGACCTGTTCGACCCGCTGCCCGCGGACCTGCGCGGGCGCGTCGACGTGCTCGCCGCCAACGTGCCCTACGTGCCCACAGGGGACGTCGGCTTTCTGCCGCCGGAGGCCCGGGAGCACGAGGCGCTGATCGCGCTCGACGGCGGCCCCGACGGGCTCGACGTGCTGCGCCGGGTGGCCGCCGGGGCGCCCGGCTGGCTGGCGCCGGGCGGCTCACTGCTCTTCGAGACCAGCGAGCGGCAGGCCGCCCTCGCTGCCGGGGTCGTCGAAGCCGCCGGACTGCGGCCGCGCGTGGTGAGCGACGACGGGCTGTACGCGACGGTCGTGACCGGGACGCGCGCGGCCCGCTGACCTCCGCGCGGGCGAAAGGGGCGGCCCCCGCGCCGGGAGCCGCCCCTTGCCGCCGTGCCGGGGCTCGGGGTTCAGTCCTGCTGCTCCGCGGGCCGCAGCCCGGCGGACCACTTCTCCTCGATGTTGCCGAACCTCCACACCGCGAAGGCGATCGCCCAGGTGCCGAAGAACAGGCCGACGATCACATACCCGACGATGTTCAGATCCAGGCCGCCGACCCAGTCCCAGAAGGCGCCGTGCAGCTTGGCCTTCTC
It encodes the following:
- a CDS encoding ABC transporter substrate-binding protein; this translates as MKRKVLAGSLLATMALLATACGGGGGSSSSGESASSPTDPAKVTGDVKVLTQRTDLVQDGTMKKYAAEFNKIYPKVHVTFEGITDYEGEVKIRMNTSNYGDVLMIPAVIKQDDYPKFFASLGSAADLSKQYTFTDKATVDGKVYGIANFTNANGFVYNKKVWEQAGITTWPTTPDEFISDLKAIKAKTSATPYYTNYKDGWPLTAWSSVVGAVSCDPKANDELATEPDPWKAGSDLNVGDTLLYNIVHDKLSEEDPTTTNWENSKGLLATGKISSMWLGSWAIVQMQDAAKKAGQDPSEIGYMPFPSQVDGKFCSPIAPDYQEAVSIHSKHKAAARAWIDWFTDKSGYVQTNQAVPSLKGAPLPSSLKPFSDAGVKLVEVSQAKNAEVNNIDNQSEVGLTKPDYRQHLIDVARGAAGGDLDGVFTSLSKKWAEAQKTAGL
- a CDS encoding putative protein N(5)-glutamine methyltransferase, yielding MSEIASQPSEPVLVATLRAAGCVFAEDEARLLTAAARTPGELAAMVERRAAGLPLEHVIGWAEFGGLRIAVDPGVFVPRRRTELLVREAARLGRPGAVVLDLCCGSGAVGVALAAALGRVELHAADLDPAAVRCARRNVGAAGGRVHEGDLFDPLPADLRGRVDVLAANVPYVPTGDVGFLPPEAREHEALIALDGGPDGLDVLRRVAAGAPGWLAPGGSLLFETSERQAALAAGVVEAAGLRPRVVSDDGLYATVVTGTRAAR